The candidate division WOR-3 bacterium genome contains a region encoding:
- the cdaA gene encoding diadenylate cyclase CdaA, which produces MKLFGFLNLSTLDIIDILIVAILIYQFLRFIKGTKANPILFGILTIFAISFVARWFNLRALAWIMNSILAVWVVAFVILFQPEIRNALAFIGRQRPLRFFFKVGPFPTVSEIINAIKKLSEQHHGALIVIQRNDSLSDIIESGIRIESLVNSTLIQSLFFPDNPLHDGACIVQGDRIIAAACVLPLSENPDLGGKFGLRHRAALGIAEHTDAFCIVVSEETGRISFAYKGKLITRVSADTLAKTLKKVIKE; this is translated from the coding sequence ATGAAGTTATTCGGATTTCTTAATCTCAGCACCCTCGATATTATCGACATTTTAATAGTTGCCATATTAATATACCAGTTTTTAAGATTTATAAAAGGGACTAAAGCAAATCCTATTTTATTCGGCATTTTAACAATATTTGCTATATCTTTTGTTGCACGCTGGTTCAATCTCCGAGCCCTTGCATGGATAATGAATTCTATTCTTGCGGTCTGGGTTGTTGCATTTGTCATACTTTTCCAACCCGAAATAAGAAACGCACTTGCATTCATCGGCAGGCAACGACCTCTGCGATTTTTCTTCAAAGTTGGGCCCTTTCCAACCGTGAGTGAGATAATAAACGCAATCAAAAAGCTTTCCGAACAGCACCACGGTGCCTTAATAGTAATTCAAAGAAATGACAGTCTCAGTGACATAATTGAATCCGGTATTCGTATTGAGTCTTTAGTAAATTCAACTTTAATTCAAAGTCTTTTCTTCCCGGACAATCCTCTCCACGATGGGGCATGTATTGTCCAGGGAGACAGAATTATCGCTGCTGCGTGTGTCCTTCCGTTAAGTGAAAATCCAGACCTCGGTGGCAAATTTGGATTGAGGCATCGTGCTGCCTTAGGAATTGCTGAACATACAGATGCATTCTGTATCGTGGTGTCTGAGGAAACTGGAAGAATCTCTTTTGCATACAAAGGTAAACTTATAACCCGTGTCTCTGCTGATACCCTTGCAAAAACCTTAAAAAAGGTCATTAAAGAATAG
- a CDS encoding LapA family protein translates to MRFVGLLFVVVVIGFMIGFIVLNADKKVDVNIFGQQFTNIALSMVCFYSFVAGMIFVLVFALADEIVLRNTMNKLKKENNNIKKELDALRNLPLEEEK, encoded by the coding sequence ATGCGATTCGTGGGATTATTGTTTGTCGTGGTTGTAATTGGATTTATGATAGGATTTATTGTGCTAAATGCCGATAAGAAGGTTGATGTTAATATATTTGGACAACAATTCACAAATATAGCCCTTTCAATGGTATGTTTTTATTCTTTTGTGGCGGGAATGATTTTCGTCCTGGTCTTTGCCCTTGCGGATGAAATTGTCTTAAGAAATACAATGAACAAATTAAAAAAAGAAAATAACAATATCAAAAAGGAACTTGATGCACTCCGTAATCTTCCACTTGAGGAGGAAAAATGA
- a CDS encoding tetratricopeptide repeat protein, with the protein MTILIIIIIALIAFILYFYFRPRKPKTQVNIPYLESLIAELEGNDELAIKKLKEALNIDTNLVNGYIRLGNLYRKKGDIERAIKIHQSLTVRPTLRKEEEKKIYFSLVQDYLESNRPNRAIAFLREILKIDKNDKNACHLLLKIYEDIQNYQDCITLSEEYKEIVDEQRLAYYYSALATTRLSESGEEPETRIKEVGNLLKKALKIKSDSVSSLYYNADFYKNLGDLKKAKEYYLKILELQPDFSFMILNDLEKVAYETGTFEQIIPLYEKIFKQNPKNFPVGFALANLYEKKNEIEQARDIYRKISELYPEAVLPRIHIMKLSADTKSFKKELSEIENLLSLHNFVCKKCGNKTKKFTFLCLNCRSIESYFPQL; encoded by the coding sequence ATGACAATCCTGATTATCATCATCATTGCCCTCATTGCTTTCATTCTTTATTTTTATTTCCGGCCACGTAAGCCAAAAACTCAGGTAAATATACCATACCTTGAATCTTTGATTGCAGAATTGGAAGGTAATGATGAACTTGCTATTAAAAAATTAAAAGAAGCGTTAAACATTGATACCAATTTAGTTAATGGATATATAAGGTTAGGTAATTTGTATCGTAAAAAAGGTGATATTGAAAGGGCAATAAAAATCCACCAATCCTTAACTGTAAGACCAACCTTACGCAAAGAGGAAGAGAAAAAAATATATTTCAGTTTAGTACAGGATTATCTGGAATCAAACCGTCCAAATCGGGCAATAGCATTTTTAAGAGAGATTTTGAAAATTGACAAAAATGATAAAAATGCGTGTCACCTCCTTCTGAAGATTTATGAAGATATACAGAATTATCAGGATTGTATTACATTAAGTGAGGAGTATAAAGAGATAGTAGATGAGCAGCGGCTTGCCTATTATTATTCAGCATTAGCTACTACACGCCTGTCTGAATCCGGCGAAGAACCGGAAACAAGAATAAAAGAAGTGGGCAATCTCTTAAAGAAAGCATTAAAAATCAAATCTGATTCAGTAAGTTCATTATATTATAATGCTGATTTCTACAAAAATCTGGGGGATTTGAAAAAAGCAAAAGAATACTATCTGAAAATCCTTGAATTGCAACCTGATTTTTCATTTATGATTTTAAACGATTTAGAAAAAGTTGCATATGAAACCGGAACCTTTGAACAGATAATACCACTGTATGAAAAAATTTTCAAGCAGAATCCAAAAAATTTCCCGGTTGGGTTTGCCCTGGCAAATTTATATGAAAAGAAAAACGAAATTGAACAGGCAAGGGATATCTATCGGAAAATTAGCGAATTATATCCGGAGGCTGTGTTACCAAGAATCCACATAATGAAATTATCGGCTGATACGAAATCTTTCAAAAAAGAACTCAGCGAAATTGAAAATCTATTATCACTTCATAATTTTGTGTGTAAAAAATGTGGCAATAAAACAAAAAAATTTACTTTCTTATGTCTAAATTGTCGATCAATAGAATCATATTTTCCACAGCTCTAA
- a CDS encoding SPOR domain-containing protein, producing MSKLSINRIIFSTALIVSVVFAQNIDEAIKLFNAFQFDKAKEIFKELARDENNPRIAEVFYYLARLTTNPDSSVHYYRTIVNKYPQSRYADIAYLEIAKIFIGKQDFKNALLTLDQLNKDYPYSELKDEALFWTGVVFIETGNKENGYKVLQELINAYPKSIWANRAKNLIPSTVPQKEYYTVQIGSFRNKENAEKRLEELKAKGFDARIVEAVIMDKIHYRVWIGEFETMEEAKSLVAKLDSLGIKGNVVKGY from the coding sequence ATGTCTAAATTGTCGATCAATAGAATCATATTTTCCACAGCTCTAATCGTCTCTGTAGTCTTTGCACAGAATATTGATGAGGCGATTAAGCTATTCAATGCATTCCAGTTTGATAAAGCAAAAGAGATATTTAAAGAATTAGCGAGGGACGAAAATAATCCTCGCATTGCTGAAGTTTTTTATTACCTGGCGCGACTAACAACCAATCCAGATTCCTCTGTTCACTATTATAGAACGATAGTTAACAAATATCCGCAATCAAGATATGCGGATATTGCATATCTTGAAATTGCCAAGATTTTTATTGGAAAACAAGATTTCAAAAACGCCCTGTTAACACTGGATCAGTTGAACAAAGATTATCCATATTCAGAATTAAAAGATGAAGCATTATTCTGGACAGGAGTTGTCTTCATTGAAACCGGCAATAAAGAAAATGGTTATAAAGTTTTACAGGAATTAATAAATGCATACCCTAAATCCATATGGGCGAATCGCGCAAAAAATCTTATACCGTCAACCGTGCCACAGAAAGAATATTATACTGTCCAGATTGGCTCTTTCAGAAATAAAGAAAATGCAGAAAAAAGACTTGAAGAATTAAAAGCAAAGGGTTTTGATGCCCGTATTGTAGAAGCAGTAATTATGGATAAAATTCATTATCGCGTATGGATTGGAGAATTTGAGACTATGGAAGAGGCTAAATCGCTTGTTGCAAAACTTGATTCATTAGGCATAAAAGGGAATGTGGTTAAAGGATATTAA
- the mutS gene encoding DNA mismatch repair protein MutS, producing MQLTPLLEQYQQIKNKYKDTLLLFRVGDFYEFYYDDAKKASILLGITLTSKTIGKGTKVPLAGIPVKASENYIAKLVKNGLKVAICEQLEPPDKSKKLVERDVIEVITPGTIFRPSLLEENKALFVAGCIPDENIIGIALCDITTGDFSSGEIEPGQLLEILARKEVKELILPQGITLKLDIPITYIDGYRFIYEIAYQQLKEHFKVITLDGFGIEGKRLAISAAGALLYYLKENQKSTLPQITKLNYFDSRNTIYLDGATRKNLELVINIRNDETNTLYWAIDNCLTPAGKRMLRGQILEPLIDCKVINERLDGVAELKDREFLRKQLREFLKNIRDVERITTRLMCNRIMPREMNALKDSLKIYPEIKGILLNCDSQILKKIYNQIENFDTIVEKIENAISPEPPPTLDETGIIRPGYSKELDELRDIAHNAKEWLNKFQNQERERTGINSLKVAYNTIFGYYIEISKANLHLIPDYYIRKQTLVNAERFYTPELKEFEEKILGAEEKIKNLEYDIYVKLREEIASDGNKILNSTKAVALLDILQSFAENAVLYNYTRPEVNEGDKIIISDGRHPVVERLMEKGSFIPNDTELDRNRNQILIITGPNMAGKSTYLRQVALIVIMAQMGSFVPAKEAKIGIVDKIFTRIGASDDISRGVSTFLAEMMETANILNNISEKSLVILDEVGRGTSTYDGLALAWAVVEELHNNKKPRSLFATHFHELTKIEDFLSGVRNYNFLVKEWGDEIIFLRKLNPGPSDQSYGIQVARLAGLPKSVIERAKEVLTKFEEGEVFSIRKLKKTKLSQPDLFVDKK from the coding sequence ATGCAACTCACCCCTCTTCTGGAGCAGTATCAACAGATAAAAAATAAATATAAAGACACACTTCTTTTATTCCGGGTGGGGGATTTTTATGAATTTTATTATGATGATGCGAAAAAAGCAAGTATCCTGCTCGGTATTACATTAACTTCAAAAACAATAGGCAAGGGAACAAAAGTTCCCCTCGCCGGTATTCCAGTAAAGGCAAGCGAAAATTACATTGCAAAATTAGTCAAGAATGGATTAAAAGTTGCAATTTGTGAACAATTAGAACCACCTGACAAATCAAAAAAGCTCGTCGAGCGCGATGTAATTGAAGTAATAACTCCAGGGACTATATTCAGACCTTCATTACTTGAGGAAAACAAGGCTTTATTCGTCGCAGGTTGCATACCAGACGAAAATATTATCGGCATTGCTTTATGCGACATAACAACGGGTGATTTTTCTTCGGGTGAAATCGAACCTGGACAATTATTAGAAATACTGGCGAGAAAGGAAGTTAAAGAGTTGATCCTACCTCAAGGTATTACATTAAAATTAGATATTCCGATAACCTACATTGATGGCTATCGTTTCATTTATGAAATTGCATATCAGCAATTAAAAGAACACTTTAAGGTTATCACCCTTGATGGTTTCGGTATTGAAGGAAAAAGGCTTGCTATTTCGGCTGCTGGTGCCCTTTTATATTATCTAAAGGAAAATCAGAAATCAACATTACCTCAGATAACAAAACTTAATTATTTTGACTCTCGCAACACAATTTATCTTGATGGTGCTACCAGAAAAAATTTAGAACTTGTAATAAATATAAGAAATGATGAAACAAACACATTATACTGGGCAATAGATAACTGCCTTACACCCGCAGGGAAAAGGATGCTCCGTGGTCAGATTCTTGAACCTTTGATTGACTGCAAGGTGATTAATGAAAGACTTGATGGAGTTGCTGAATTAAAAGATAGAGAATTTTTGCGAAAGCAACTCAGAGAATTCCTTAAAAATATTCGCGATGTTGAAAGGATTACCACACGATTGATGTGTAATAGAATAATGCCACGCGAGATGAATGCTCTGAAAGATTCTTTAAAGATCTATCCCGAGATCAAAGGAATTCTGTTAAATTGCGATAGTCAAATATTAAAAAAAATTTATAATCAAATTGAAAACTTCGATACAATCGTTGAAAAAATAGAAAATGCCATTTCACCGGAACCCCCACCAACCCTTGATGAAACTGGCATTATCAGACCCGGATATTCAAAAGAACTGGATGAATTAAGGGACATTGCCCATAATGCTAAAGAATGGCTTAATAAATTTCAGAATCAGGAAAGAGAAAGAACCGGGATAAACTCATTGAAGGTTGCCTACAATACAATCTTCGGTTACTATATTGAAATAAGCAAAGCGAACCTCCATCTCATTCCCGATTATTATATCCGTAAACAGACATTGGTTAATGCTGAAAGATTTTATACGCCTGAACTAAAAGAATTTGAAGAAAAAATTTTAGGTGCGGAAGAAAAGATTAAAAATTTAGAATATGATATATATGTTAAATTGCGTGAGGAAATTGCCAGTGATGGAAATAAAATACTCAACAGCACAAAGGCAGTTGCATTGCTTGATATCCTCCAATCATTTGCCGAGAATGCTGTTTTGTATAACTACACACGCCCTGAAGTAAATGAAGGAGACAAAATTATCATTTCTGACGGCAGACATCCGGTGGTTGAAAGATTGATGGAAAAGGGTTCATTCATTCCAAACGATACTGAACTCGACCGCAATAGAAATCAAATTCTTATCATAACTGGACCAAATATGGCTGGAAAATCTACATATCTTCGTCAGGTTGCGTTGATTGTAATTATGGCTCAGATGGGTAGTTTTGTCCCAGCAAAAGAAGCAAAAATTGGTATTGTGGACAAAATCTTCACACGCATTGGCGCAAGCGATGATATTTCACGCGGTGTTAGCACATTTCTGGCAGAAATGATGGAAACTGCAAACATTCTAAATAATATATCGGAAAAAAGCCTCGTGATACTTGACGAAGTTGGCAGGGGCACTTCCACATATGATGGTCTGGCATTAGCATGGGCAGTGGTTGAAGAACTACATAACAACAAAAAACCCCGTTCTTTATTTGCAACCCATTTCCACGAACTCACCAAGATAGAAGATTTTTTGAGTGGTGTTAGAAACTATAATTTTTTGGTAAAAGAATGGGGAGATGAAATAATATTCTTAAGAAAACTCAATCCAGGACCTTCTGATCAGTCTTACGGCATTCAGGTGGCACGCCTGGCTGGCCTTCCCAAGTCAGTGATAGAACGGGCAAAGGAGGTATTAACAAAATTTGAAGAAGGTGAGGTTTTTAGTATCCGAAAATTAAAGAAAACCAAACTCAGCCAGCCCGACCTTTTCGTTGATAAAAAATAA
- a CDS encoding transcriptional repressor, translating to MKMNFKIKNNYVSAELTKYSKKHKLKSSQKRKFIIDYFLSQNKHLSTEDLYNIIKNKKLKIGYSTIYRTLKLLAECGLASIHHFEKGITRFEPVHKKRHHDHLICTKCGSIIEFTNQEIEKIQKRIARKYNFFVSDHKLEIYGLCLKCARKEKK from the coding sequence ATGAAAATGAATTTCAAAATCAAAAATAATTATGTTTCTGCTGAATTGACCAAATATAGTAAAAAACATAAATTAAAGTCGTCGCAAAAAAGAAAATTTATAATTGATTATTTTCTGAGCCAGAATAAACATCTCAGCACTGAAGATTTATATAATATAATAAAAAATAAAAAACTAAAGATTGGCTATTCAACAATCTATAGAACCCTTAAACTGCTTGCCGAATGTGGCCTTGCTTCAATACACCATTTTGAAAAAGGGATAACCCGTTTTGAACCAGTACATAAGAAAAGACATCATGATCATCTGATCTGCACAAAATGTGGTTCAATAATAGAATTCACAAATCAAGAAATTGAAAAAATCCAGAAAAGGATTGCCCGGAAATATAATTTTTTTGTCTCAGACCATAAACTTGAAATTTATGGGTTATGTCTAAAATGTGCCCGAAAGGAGAAAAAGTAA